Below is a genomic region from Henckelia pumila isolate YLH828 chromosome 3, ASM3356847v2, whole genome shotgun sequence.
GTTGAGGCTATTTGCCCTATTTCCTTCTGCAGTTTTTTCATGACTTTTGGATGTTTTAAGAGCTCAGCAAGCGTCCACTCTAAAAGGGTTTGTGATGTATCAGTTCCTCCAACAAAACATGTCCTATATATCAATTCAAAGTAGTgaatcaaataaacatacaagtaattattaattaaatcaaCATTCATAAAACCTTCAAAACACCATTCATGCATGCAAAAAAGTTTTCAAAGTAGCTAGTGAATCAAATAGTTCCTCCAACATTAATGATGTCCTAAAAATTGtgcaaaatcaaataaacatacaaGTAATTATTAATTAAGCCAAAATTTCAATCATAAAACCTTCAAAACACCATTCATGCATGCAAAAAAGTTTTCAAAGTAGCTAGTGAATCAAATAGTTCCTCCAACAAACATATGTCCTAAAAATTGtgcaaaatcaaataaacaacTAATTATTAATTAAGCCAAAAGTTCTGTGGGATTTATATATTGATGTACTTACCATAAGGAGAGCTTTCAAAGCTTCATCTTCAATAGGAGAGGTATCCTTGTTGTCTCTCTGAAATTCAAGAAATATTTCCACAAAGTTGGACCCCTCGTTCTTTTTCCCTTGCTCTTCCTCATCTCTATGATTCTTTATCACACTCACCAAAAAATCATCAAAATCCTTACACACATTATCAACTTTAGAATCAAAtccatttattttattgatcCATGCAAGCCAAGGGAAGTAATCCCCTATATTCGGGGTACCGATGACCTCCGTAGCCCGCCTAATAAAATCCTTAAACTGCCCATATTTCTTCCCCAACACCACCCTGCACAACACATCATTGGTGAGGGATGAAAACATGGCACTAAAGTCTACAGCAGAGGATCCCGATTCCCTGAACCTTTCGATCATAGCGGAGGTTTCCTCTTCTCGCACGTGGCAAAAAGATTGAACCTTTTTGTTGCTAAGAAGATGAAGCACACATATGCTTCTCATCTGCCTCCAATATTTGCTATACGGGGCAAACGCCACATCCTTGGCTCCATAAACCATCTTCTCAACGACTGCTATTTTCGGCCTGCTCGCGAAGATCAAGTCCTGGTTTTTCATGATCTTGCGTGCTGCGTCGGCCGAAGAGGCGACTAGCACCGGTGTGCTGCCGAAGTGAACCATAAGCAGCGGGCCGTAGCGTTTGGATAAGGAATGGAAGAAGCGGTGGGGGTGGGAGGTGACCTGGTGGAGGTTACCGATAATCGGAAGCTTTCTTGGCGATGGTGGTAGGGTTTTTCTGGGCTTTGAAGCTGTGTTATATCTCCATTTGTAGAGGAATATtatgaagaaaattatggtgGAGAAAAGAGGGACTATGAAGGAGGAGAAAATCACCATTTGCTTTCTTGTGTTCTAAGGTACCGTTTGGTACCAGTACAATTAGTACTTGTACAACTTATCCTATCCAATCTCACGttcttctcgtcatattatttatccatctattaattatttattttacatcaatcaaatcattaatcatttatcttacatcaaacaaatcattgaatttaaattactatattacccttataaataatattattcatattttatttatttttaaaagaacaaaatggtaatttatatttttaatataaaattcaatcaatcaaatcaaataaactataatctattaatcaaatcaaatactaaattaactatcattttctatttattttatattacattatattacttatccaaGTATTATTTATCATATCCTCGAACCAAATGGTGCCTTAGTTGTatattgataagtgcaatttttgcacttatattttatataaattagcctggcttttgttttttttttttgagtgatGTTATGCGTATTTTCTTGTCATTTGTGTATTTGCAGGAATTTAGGTGACAATCAATTTTTGTTGAGAAAATGAAGTAAAAAAATGATGGAATaagaaattaaagaagaaaagATGAAGAAAGGCCGGCACACCCGTGCCCTGTAAAGGAATTTCCGAATAATTGTGGTACCGTATGGCGCCCCCGCGCCCATTCAGCAGCGCACCCGCGCTGTCATGGGATGGAGAGCGCACCCGCGCTGCGCAGTGTCCAGaattttggaaagtcttgatcGAGTTTTAAAAAGGATTATATGACTTATTTTGGAGGATACAAGGGTTTGGAGAGTTTTTCAGAGCTATAGGACGGCTATTGAGAGATTGAAAGTGCACAAGAGCTCAAGAAACCGACACGAAGacggaagacggcggcatccggctacggagaagcttcattctaattcgttcttgtttctctttgaactctattttttgagttttatggattgttggaaaaacacGTGTTATTTGATTCtgaattgcgttatgaactaatttcttagtctagaggtagacgaaTCTTtactggaaaccatgattgacatattttgatttatatatttaaatttcttcgcacagtttatttgtgttttcctgctcttaatgctttcaatttactggccatagattgaatgatattttatttagaatctatcacttgagagaggagattttgaatacgacataggaaaatacatctttggtgtttatattattcgagaggcatataactccatagaagtcgttAGAAGAATTCTCGTGccatttaccggatttaatagttgaacttagatagacatattgagtttgctattgaatacgaatttctgcttgacactcgagagaggtagtagaaaataatagggattcttggctaataaactagaagaattgataattgaacaatcattagaaataaattgtgtggacagtcaagtgaattcgaacctctagcattcatcgcttattgaattttcatctcgtGAATTCGTggttatttaatattatttcttgcaaattttagttttataaaaatcaacccattttcgtagctctacataggattaggatttgatTAGTcgcaaatatttattataatatcatttattcattcttcgtgggatcgacttggacttaattcctatattataacttgacatcgtgtgCTTGCaagcgaaaaacacgcaacaagtttttggcgccgttgccggggagtgaattttatttgatttatattaaattgtgctaattagtcttaattttgatttagagcattttatttaattttgttggTTCTAATGTTAAATCTTTCAtgtctatgcagtttatgcaaaaaagccaaagttacgactcactgctctttgatccgAAAATCGAGAAAATTGCTAAAGCTTTGAGAAAGGATAGAAGAGAAGATTTGCAACTAATGGCtgaagaaagaaaaagagaaagaGTTGTCAATAATGCCCCGGTGCCGATCAGAGATCATTTTCGACCGGTGATCAATActcattattctgggatagctAGACAGAATATCACagaaaataattttgagttgaagccagctttgattaatatggtgcatcaaaatcagttcaggggtgcagctactgaagatccaaatttgcacctgcgtacttttctggagattgctgacacagtaaagattcatggtgttactgaggacac
It encodes:
- the LOC140888497 gene encoding LOW QUALITY PROTEIN: cytochrome P450 71A3-like (The sequence of the model RefSeq protein was modified relative to this genomic sequence to represent the inferred CDS: deleted 1 base in 1 codon) — translated: MVIFSSFIVPLFSTIIFFIIFLYKWRYNTASKPRKTLPPSPRKLPIIGNLHQVTSHPHRFFHSLSKRYGPLLMVHFGSTPVLVASSADAARKIMKNQDLIFASRPKIAVVEKMVYGAKDVAFAPYSKYWRQMRSICVLHLLSNKKVQSFCHVREEETSAMIERFRESGSSAVDFSAMFSSLTNDVLCRVVLGKKYGQFKDFIRRATEVIGTPNIGDYFPWLAWINKINGFDSKVDNVCKDFDDFLVSVIKNHRDEEEQGKKNEGSNFVEIFLEFQRDNKDTSPIEDEALKALLMDMFVGGTDTSQTLLEWTLAELLKHPKVMKKLQKEIGQIASTKQDITEDDLENMHYLKAVMKESLRLHPPIPLLIPRVASVDTNVLGYDVAAGTQVFISAWTIGRDPSLWKDPEEFDPKRFFETSIDFRGFHFEFTPIFGVGRRGCPGVASAIHLEVFYVIL